cTGCCTTCAAGTGCAATCTAGGTGGACTAAGCCAACGGTAAATGGTAAATTAACAGTGCCAGAAAATGGTCAAGAACAGTTTTAAGGAtttatgcaataataataataataataataataataataataataataataataaacataccCGTAGTGACAGTGATTTTCCAGTCAGCTGCCCTAGAAAGAAGGCAGAACTACTGTGTCAGCTATTCTGAAGACAAACTCGTTCTGAATTACTTTGCATAACCCCTGAAGTAAACGCTTAACTTTGTCCCTTGACTTTCGTTTTGTTTGCTATTGCGTTGGTTTTCAGGCTTTTgttgacatttaaataattgatataaattggtatattttttttctacaatccCTCTGTATCTGTGGACGTAGTCCTGTAAGGTGTGCTCCAGGCAGTCTGTGACCATACGTGTGaaattatttagtttttttttttcttcccatgcTTTGATCCTTGTGAAATGAAAGATTGAACTCGGCTGTCACCTGGGACAGCGTCTGCGCTCAGCGAGGCAGTGACCACATCTCACCAGTAGGATGGTGGCGCTATTTTCATGCTTGCCTTTCATTGATCTATTTCCCTGTGATATCTATGATTAGTGCTAAGGCGCTTCCGTGTTTACAGGCTTATGATTGGCCTCACAGTAGCTTGTCTTTTCGTCTGTACAGGCATGATTATTTGGATAGTGACTCAGGTAGCCATCTGCCGTGGCAAAGATGTTATATATTAAACCATTAACCAGTAACCATTGAACGTTTTCGTTTTGTAGATGAATGGGAATGCACTGTGCAAAAATTCAGCAGGAAATGAGCTCTTAGCTTGCTATCTACGGTAACCGTTAAGACGGCTGCAGAAACATGAGGAGCAGTTCGTCCACATCACTGGCGCGTGTGCGCAGCCTGGGCTCGGTTCGTCTCAGTAGTCCTCCGATTTGTTCTGGTTCAGCTCAAGTTCTCGGGTTGCTAGATTTAGCCGCCGAACAGTTAATGGTGCGTAGAGATTTTCAAACAGCATTCGACACATGCGAAAGAGGGTTGGACAGTCTTGGAAGCGTCGGTGAGCAAGGAGAATCCAGGTAGTTAGTAATAACACACCCCGAAGTCAACTCTCAGATTATGTAGTGGAGATGAATAATTaaccagctagccagctacctaaAGTAAGCTATGCAAATGTGAACGTCATGAACATCAGTCAGTGAAGGTTAAACAGCAAGGTGTAATGAAATAGCTATGGACATACAGAATGTAAAATCAACTCTGTCAATTCCTTGTGGATGGAGGAGGTGCGGGCACActttaaatgataattaaatgttttaatggtacattaaataaaattgtgtCCAAATAAACTACAGTGCTGTAGGTACTAATTAGAATCTGAGTTGACTTTGATAGCATAAACCCAATACTACCGCTAGGATTCTGTTTATGATTTTATTGCTCTGACAATGATTAAGACTTTTTGCGGCAGCTCCAGGTATGGAGAGTTGAAGGCAGCTCTGTGTGTAGTGGCGATCCAAGCTTTGGCAGAACTCAACCAGTGGCGGAGGGTGCTCGCATGGGTAATTCAGCAGTATGGTAGACCTGAGAAAATTCCAGCAAAAATTGTGCAATTGTGGTAAGTGTTGAGGAGATTTTGATTTTCACTGTTTACATACTGCTTTAAGTAATGTAGTCAATTCTACTGCATTCAGTGGATTTGTCACTGGTGACTGTTGGTGAAATGAATAGTCCCTGTCATTTTAACCTCGTCAATATCATAATTACTTTGCTTAGACTGTGTATTGTTTATTTCCttacttatttgtttttctgttcctgtCTCTAGCATTCTCCTCTATGCCAAGGTGGGTGAGCCAGCCACAATGCAGGAGGTTGGCCACGACTGGCTGAAGTTTCATGCCAGCGGGGGCGTACCAGCGTTCGGCACAGTTGCAGAGCTGTACCTCATACATGTGCTTTTGCCGCTGGGTCGATTGGCAGAGGCACGTGAGCTGGTAGTGGGTGAGGTGGGAGTTGTGGCATTCACTGAGGAGCAGAGGCGAACCGCGCTGGACATTGTGGAGAGCCAGGAGAGCTGCAGGCCTGGACAgagccccagccccagccccagccctttACCGAgcccagcacagagcactcagctaagcacacacagaggtgcGCTTCACGTCTTTCATTAGGGGCTGGAATATTGTAGTAGCTCTTGAGTGGCTTTGTCCcaatacatattttctttcattgcaGTTGGGTGGAAGAAAACTAATTTAAATGAAGATgaaaagctgaaagaaaatgctCACCAAAACATTCCTTTCCACTGCCTGCCATAACCACACTGTACCATTTCATAGAACCAGCCAGGgatatttctgttttagttTTGTCAGTTCGATGGGTATAAGTCCTTGCACTTTGTTTGGCTAGCACACATCTGGTTTGTATCTGACAAGGGGTATTGGAGTGTTAACCATAATGAAGATCACAGAACTGGTAACCATTGAAATTCCCTGTTTTCTACTGTAGACCTGACACAGGCCAGTGTTTGCGTGCATGTTGCAGGTGCTGCCACTCAGAGGCTCCAGGCGGTATTGCAGTTGGTGTACAGGGGGCTCTCTGTGGCAAAGAGAAGCCTGCGGTCATTCCCCCTCCGTAGGGTGCTCCTGGCTGCTTTCCTGCTCTACCTGCTCCTAGTACGGCTGGACCCAGGTGAGCACTGCGGGATGTCCCTCTTAAGAACACTGTGAGGAACAGCTGAATTCTCAGGATGAAGTGCATCAGCACCAATATCATGTGATAAACAGTAATAGCTACAAAGGAAGAAGACATCTTGAAagtagcattttattttaaatggatagtaaataaaataaagactgaGACATCCACTGcgaagaggaaaacaaaacagtaaaaaaaacacaggaatagATTTACAGAATAATATTAGAAGCATTGTAAGATCAAATTTACCTTCATTGCCTTACTGGATAAATCAAAAATACTACTCCACCCACACCAACCCTGCACAGAGGGTGTGCAGACTGTATCACTGAATGTGATATTACTCTCTTTTTGTTGGTGCTCAGAGCGATGTGCCAATATCTCAGACTGGTTGAACACCTCAAAAGAGCAGGCTCAGTGCCATGTACTGGACTCACAGTGACTTTAGAGTGTAATGcagtctttttcttttggaTGTCTTTTCTTCCACAGCACTCCCCTCGTCCTTCCCTTGGCTCTCACGTCTGCTGCAAATGTTCAGACAGATGTGGGACACTATGTTTGCACCATACTACCGTGCCAGCGCACCACGCTAAAAGTACACCTGCATTGAAGCCTTTCTTTGCACAGGGACATTGACTCCCAACACTAAACTCCTTTGACATCACCATGGCTTCCAACACTAGCACTGCAGGAACATGGCTGACCCTCCACCTTTTACATGCTGGTCTGGACTTGAAATGTTTAGGGTCTGTTCTGTTATCACAGGCTTATGACATGAGAAGAGGAATTGAATTGAACAGTGAATTCAGTTTGTCGTTTTATCCAGAACTGTTTGGagatgtattaaaataaatatctagaTTATATACCTTCACTCACTGTGATTCTGTTGGGAAGGATTATGAGCAGCAGTGGGCAGGCTAATTACAAATGATCAGTTTACCATTTTCCCACGTTTATGTAAATTGtgcaataaaattatttccttCAATCTGTCTCTGCATCATTTTAAGATATCTCTGTcttttacataaaaacaaacaaattttttttAGCAGGGTGTGTCTTTATTTGTCGTTTCCAATTacaaatttaatgtgaaatagCTAGCACTGTGCTGTGATGGTATGTTAAGAACgtcaaacaacaaaataacatttacagCAGTGCACTTCTGATATTGTTTTGCTGAAGGAGTTAAAATTGTCTCTCAGTTCGGACAGTAATATGCGCCTATACTGTAGAAGAAACTTGGTTAATACTTGTCAggttgttataaaaaaaaaaactatattgaATTTCATCGCAACGGTACAATTACGGCGAAGAGCTTCGTTTCAGTTACGATTTCAGCTAGTCCACCGAAAGAACAGAAAGTGAAAGTGCGTAGGTGGTTCTGTTGTGAACTCCGCTGGCTAGGTTACTTACTGTATTACGGCTTCAACATATGGTGCTGTGATGTGTTCAGTACTGATTTTTTGACGGGAGAACGTCAACAGGTACGTTTTACTGGACGTTGTTTGGCTAAACGCTTTCCAGCGCGCCGTGGAGTTGACGAActttaaattcaaaatgcactCATGTGAATAGTCAAACAGTAATACTTTATATGTAGTTTGCGAAATACGAATGGCGTAAGATAACATAATGTAGTTCGTTATATCTGTTGAAATGTGAAACCTTCCTGACATAACCAGTTTACACAATTTTTCTGGGTATATTTGAAACTCTTACTGTAATGATATCCCACATTATTAAGTTACAGCAGGGTACTTCCTGTCATAGAAGATGTGCCCAAGCTTATTTAGATGATTACGCAGTCACCAGTGTGTTCACCATTGCATTTTCGCAAGATAAAATAGTTTCTCTTAAAAATGAAGCTTCGTTAAGCGATCCAGACGACGCAGTCACTGGTCATCTTAAGTTACAGACTGAGGACCCACTTCAGACTGCATCCATGCTCCCTTACATACTCTGCCATATGTATCATTGCAATGCaatttattgttgttctttCGTACTGACGATTAATTACAGCactggctgtgtctctgtccatTTTCAGACCAGTATGGCTGGCAGCGGTCTCTCAAGGAGTTTTTCATATCCAGACTCAGATAGGCCTACTCGCATTTACCCCGCTTCAGCCTGCTACAGCAGAATACAAGGTAGAGCAGACAACGGGCCGGTAGCTTATCTGCTAGCACTATACATCTGTTGCCATATAAATCTGTATAGCAATTTTCATAATATTCGTCAATTAGCACTACAACAATTAACACTACTACTatccaaaatgttgtttattaaCAACTGTTGCACAATTTCGGGATGTGTTGGAAATTAACCAAAGGCAGAATCTACAGCCCATGTGAAATATGACCAGAGTGTCTTATGTCCTTAGATCTGAGAGGTCTCGTGAACTACGGTCTGTCCTGTTGTGTGAA
The sequence above is a segment of the Megalops cyprinoides isolate fMegCyp1 chromosome 23, fMegCyp1.pri, whole genome shotgun sequence genome. Coding sequences within it:
- the pex26 gene encoding peroxisome assembly protein 26; this translates as MRSSSSTSLARVRSLGSVRLSSPPICSGSAQVLGLLDLAAEQLMVRRDFQTAFDTCERGLDSLGSVGEQGESSSRYGELKAALCVVAIQALAELNQWRRVLAWVIQQYGRPEKIPAKIVQLCILLYAKVGEPATMQEVGHDWLKFHASGGVPAFGTVAELYLIHVLLPLGRLAEARELVVGEVGVVAFTEEQRRTALDIVESQESCRPGQSPSPSPSPLPSPAQSTQLSTHRGAATQRLQAVLQLVYRGLSVAKRSLRSFPLRRVLLAAFLLYLLLVRLDPALPSSFPWLSRLLQMFRQMWDTMFAPYYRASAPR